A section of the Sphingomonas sp. LT1P40 genome encodes:
- a CDS encoding M23 family metallopeptidase: MRKLGGLITASATLVVMGTCSMAPEQMAAVAASPASAPPPVAVAVPQARPAASRNGFIFNGPLIQGGAVLGTAPALTSRLVFQGQDVPVAADGRFLIAFDRDAGPSAAIVATRVDGSEVRRTLSVQPRAWRIERLNTLPRISQPSEEYARRRPGEVAQINAARALKSDSHGWRQNFMWPITGRISGLFGSQRIYKGEPGSYHSGVDVARPSGSPVLAPADGVVILAASAPFTLEGKLLMVDHGMGLNSAFLHLSRIDVRVGDVVRRGQTIGAVGTTGRSTGPHLHWGMRWRNAKIDPLLIAGSMPVTAD, translated from the coding sequence ATGAGGAAGCTGGGGGGCTTGATTACCGCGAGTGCCACGCTGGTCGTCATGGGGACGTGCAGCATGGCACCCGAACAGATGGCGGCGGTTGCGGCGTCACCCGCATCCGCGCCGCCGCCGGTTGCCGTCGCCGTCCCGCAAGCCCGCCCCGCCGCATCGCGCAACGGTTTCATTTTCAACGGTCCGTTGATTCAGGGCGGTGCCGTGCTGGGCACCGCGCCCGCGCTGACCAGTCGGCTGGTGTTTCAGGGGCAGGACGTGCCCGTCGCCGCCGATGGCCGCTTCCTGATCGCCTTCGACCGCGACGCCGGGCCGAGTGCCGCGATCGTCGCCACCCGCGTCGATGGCAGCGAAGTGCGCCGCACGCTATCGGTCCAGCCGCGCGCGTGGCGGATCGAGCGGCTGAACACGCTGCCGCGCATTTCGCAGCCGAGCGAGGAATATGCCCGCCGCCGCCCCGGCGAAGTCGCGCAGATCAATGCCGCGCGTGCGCTGAAATCGGATTCGCATGGCTGGCGACAGAATTTCATGTGGCCGATCACCGGCCGTATCTCCGGCCTGTTCGGCTCGCAGCGCATCTATAAGGGCGAGCCGGGGTCGTATCATTCGGGCGTGGATGTCGCGCGGCCCAGCGGCAGCCCGGTGCTGGCACCCGCAGACGGCGTCGTCATCCTCGCCGCCAGCGCCCCCTTTACGCTGGAGGGCAAGCTGCTGATGGTCGATCACGGGATGGGCCTCAACAGCGCATTCCTGCATCTGTCGCGGATCGACGTGCGCGTCGGCGATGTCGTGCGGCGCGGCCAGACGATCGGCGCGGTCGGCACCACGGGCCGTTCGACCGGTCCGCACCTTCACTGGGGGATGCGCTGGCGCAATGCCAAGATCGACCCGCTGCTGATCGCGGGATCGATGCCCGTTACGGCCGACTGA
- the xseA gene encoding exodeoxyribonuclease VII large subunit has product MPDPFDDPSSARLVAEAREGDNAAPLSVGELSMKLKRMVEGEFGHVRLRGEISGYKRAASGHVYLALKDADAVIDAVMWRGAAAAIPFSPQDGIEVIATGKLTTYPGRSKYQIVIERMELAGEGALMALFEKLKAKLKGEGLFDRPAKPLPFVPRTIGVVTSPTGAVIRDILHRLADRFPSHVLVWPVKVQGDGAAAEVAAAVRGFDAMPHDGPVPRPDLIIVARGGGSIEDLWAFNEEVVVRAVAGCSIPVISAVGHETDTSLCDFAADVRAPTPTAAAEMAVPVRAELANAIASLGLRTERCARRYHERGGERLAALVRVLPKRDALLGPQRQKADDMGARLDRALERRVTVARGVLDRAGGALRPAVLERKLETLRHRLDGAGKLLDAVHPNRPLARGYAWVESRVSGKVIGSAAAARGEGALKLHFGDGEVDARVERSGGKAYAGDKPEQPSLL; this is encoded by the coding sequence ATGCCCGATCCCTTCGACGATCCATCTTCGGCGCGGCTGGTAGCGGAGGCGCGCGAAGGGGACAACGCCGCACCGCTGTCCGTCGGCGAATTGTCGATGAAGCTGAAACGGATGGTGGAGGGCGAGTTCGGCCATGTCCGCCTTCGCGGTGAGATTTCGGGGTATAAGCGTGCGGCGTCGGGGCATGTCTATCTGGCGCTGAAGGATGCCGATGCGGTGATCGACGCGGTGATGTGGCGGGGGGCCGCCGCCGCGATCCCGTTCAGCCCGCAGGACGGGATCGAGGTGATCGCCACCGGCAAGCTGACCACCTATCCCGGCAGATCCAAATACCAGATCGTGATCGAGCGGATGGAGCTGGCGGGCGAAGGCGCGCTGATGGCGCTGTTCGAGAAACTGAAGGCCAAGCTGAAGGGGGAGGGGCTGTTCGACCGGCCCGCAAAGCCGCTGCCGTTCGTGCCACGCACCATTGGCGTGGTGACATCGCCGACCGGGGCGGTGATCCGTGACATTCTCCACCGGCTGGCGGATCGCTTTCCCAGCCATGTGCTGGTGTGGCCGGTCAAGGTGCAGGGCGACGGCGCGGCGGCGGAGGTTGCGGCGGCGGTTCGCGGATTCGATGCCATGCCACATGACGGGCCGGTGCCGCGTCCTGACCTTATCATCGTGGCGCGCGGTGGTGGCTCGATCGAGGATCTGTGGGCGTTCAACGAGGAGGTCGTGGTGCGCGCCGTCGCGGGGTGCAGTATCCCGGTGATCTCGGCGGTGGGGCATGAAACCGACACGAGTCTGTGCGATTTCGCGGCGGACGTGCGTGCGCCGACGCCGACGGCTGCGGCAGAGATGGCGGTGCCAGTACGCGCGGAACTGGCCAACGCGATCGCCTCGCTCGGCCTGCGCACCGAGCGTTGTGCGCGGCGTTACCATGAGCGCGGCGGCGAGCGGCTGGCGGCTTTGGTGCGCGTGCTGCCGAAGCGCGATGCGCTGCTGGGGCCGCAGCGGCAAAAGGCCGATGATATGGGTGCGCGGCTGGATCGTGCGCTCGAACGGCGGGTAACGGTGGCGCGGGGGGTGCTGGATCGGGCAGGCGGCGCGCTGCGCCCGGCGGTGCTTGAACGCAAGCTGGAGACGCTGCGCCATCGATTGGACGGCGCGGGCAAGCTGCTCGACGCGGTCCATCCCAACCGCCCGCTGGCGCGCGGCTATGCCTGGGTCGAAAGCCGGGTGAGCGGCAAGGTCATCGGATCGGCGGCGGCGGCACGGGGCGAAGGCGCGCTAAAGCTCCATTTCGGGGATGGCGAGGTCGATGCGCGGGTTGAGCGCAGCGGCGGCAAAGCCTATGCTGGCGACAAGCCAGAGCAGCCGAGTTTGCTCTGA
- a CDS encoding OmpA family protein yields MRNWPLIPAIAAMALVGACVTDPVTGEQRMSKAGIGAIGGALGGYLLGDIVGGRRDRTEKIVGAGIGAVAGAAIGSYMDKQEREIRERTAGTDVEVIRRGDDLILSMPSGITFATDSSTVQSQFRPTLDKVADVLDRYNQTYVDVYGHTDSTGADAYNQTLSERRADAVADYLVTRGVEEARLETLGYGETQPIASNDTVEGRAQNRRVEIKIVPVREGDMR; encoded by the coding sequence ATGCGTAACTGGCCCCTCATCCCCGCCATCGCCGCGATGGCGCTGGTCGGCGCGTGCGTCACCGATCCGGTGACCGGCGAACAGCGCATGTCGAAGGCGGGCATTGGCGCGATCGGCGGCGCGCTCGGCGGCTATCTGCTCGGCGACATCGTCGGCGGACGGCGTGACCGCACCGAAAAGATCGTCGGCGCGGGCATCGGTGCGGTCGCCGGCGCCGCGATCGGCAGCTATATGGACAAGCAGGAGCGCGAGATTCGTGAACGCACTGCCGGGACGGACGTCGAGGTCATCCGCCGTGGCGACGACCTGATCCTGTCGATGCCATCGGGTATCACCTTCGCCACCGACAGCTCGACCGTGCAGTCGCAGTTCCGCCCGACGCTGGACAAGGTTGCGGACGTGCTCGACCGCTACAACCAGACCTATGTCGATGTGTACGGCCACACCGATTCGACCGGGGCCGACGCGTATAACCAGACCCTGTCCGAACGCCGCGCAGACGCGGTCGCCGATTATCTGGTCACGCGCGGCGTCGAGGAAGCTCGCCTCGAAACCCTCGGCTATGGCGAAACCCAGCCGATCGCCTCCAACGACACGGTCGAAGGCCGCGCCCAGAACCGCCGGGTCGAGATCAAGATCGTGCCGGTGCGTGAGGGCGATATGCGGTAA
- a CDS encoding vWA domain-containing protein: MKRITALVSASLLLGAAAPPPAPQLRERPPAPRADNDSPVRCQYNPGRYRPRSTVPVRQFGGGRSVSPPPAMMAPPPPPPPSPPPAYAPPPVPGSAADATRGKQAEQRAQMVRPAPGYAPPAPPYGAPGNRERYEGKDVAAIQSVATAPVSTFSVDVDTGAYSNVRRFLQKGAAVAAEAVRTEEMINYFRYDYPLPASRAAPFSVTTDVATTPWNPDTRLVRIGLRGYDVTAQGRPAANLVFLVDVSGSMSSPDKLPLVKTALTMLADKLSKKDKVSIVVYAGAAGVVLEPTSSAKHIKAALDCLEAGGSTAGAQGIQMAYNIAAANFVRGGINRIFVATDGDFNVGVSDNKQLEALVKKNRDSGITLTTLGFGEGNYNEALMERIADLGNGNYAYIDSAMEAQKVLDDELSASLFTIAKDVKVQVEFNPAQVSQYRLIGYENRALAEEDFDNDAVDAGDIGAGHQVTAIYEVVPTGAKGWLPDRRYDGNRPAAAPGKGSELAYVRLRYKLPGEDSSKLIERAIPASLIRSAAAPTGDMAFATAVAAFGQKLRGDKYIGRYGFADIRGLAGNPQGYWRNEFLKLAQLAAVQEVRTASKD, encoded by the coding sequence ATGAAGCGCATCACCGCCCTCGTTTCCGCTTCCCTCCTGCTCGGGGCCGCAGCGCCGCCGCCTGCGCCGCAGCTGCGCGAACGGCCCCCCGCCCCGCGCGCCGACAATGATTCGCCGGTGCGCTGTCAGTATAATCCCGGCCGCTATCGGCCGCGCAGCACCGTGCCGGTGCGCCAGTTCGGCGGCGGGCGCAGCGTGTCCCCGCCACCCGCAATGATGGCCCCGCCCCCGCCTCCACCGCCTTCGCCGCCGCCAGCCTATGCACCCCCGCCCGTCCCCGGCTCCGCCGCCGACGCCACACGCGGCAAACAGGCCGAACAGCGCGCGCAGATGGTGCGCCCCGCCCCCGGCTATGCCCCGCCCGCTCCCCCTTACGGCGCACCCGGCAACCGCGAGCGTTACGAGGGCAAGGACGTCGCCGCGATCCAGTCGGTCGCCACCGCGCCCGTCTCCACCTTCTCGGTCGATGTCGATACCGGCGCCTATTCCAACGTTCGCCGCTTCCTTCAAAAGGGCGCCGCCGTGGCCGCCGAGGCGGTGCGGACCGAGGAGATGATCAACTATTTCCGCTACGATTACCCGTTGCCCGCCAGCCGCGCGGCCCCGTTCAGCGTCACCACCGATGTCGCAACCACGCCGTGGAACCCCGACACCCGGCTCGTCCGCATCGGCCTGCGCGGCTATGACGTGACCGCACAGGGCCGTCCCGCCGCCAATCTCGTCTTTCTGGTCGATGTGTCCGGATCGATGAGCAGCCCCGACAAGCTGCCTTTGGTCAAGACCGCGCTGACGATGCTCGCCGACAAGCTGTCCAAAAAGGACAAGGTTTCCATCGTCGTTTATGCGGGCGCGGCGGGCGTGGTGCTCGAACCCACTTCCAGCGCGAAGCATATCAAGGCGGCGCTCGATTGTCTGGAGGCCGGCGGATCGACCGCCGGCGCACAGGGCATCCAGATGGCCTACAACATCGCCGCCGCGAACTTCGTGCGGGGCGGGATCAACCGCATCTTCGTCGCCACCGACGGCGATTTCAACGTCGGCGTCAGCGACAACAAGCAGCTGGAGGCGCTGGTCAAGAAGAACCGCGACAGCGGCATCACCCTCACCACGCTCGGCTTTGGCGAGGGCAATTACAACGAGGCATTGATGGAGCGCATCGCCGACCTCGGCAATGGCAACTACGCCTATATCGACAGCGCGATGGAGGCACAGAAGGTGCTGGACGACGAACTGTCCGCCTCGCTCTTCACCATCGCCAAGGACGTGAAGGTGCAGGTCGAGTTCAACCCGGCACAGGTCAGCCAGTACCGCCTGATCGGTTACGAAAACCGCGCGCTGGCCGAGGAAGATTTCGACAATGATGCGGTCGATGCCGGCGATATCGGCGCGGGGCATCAGGTGACGGCGATCTACGAAGTCGTCCCCACCGGCGCAAAAGGCTGGCTGCCCGACCGCCGCTATGACGGCAATCGCCCGGCGGCTGCTCCGGGCAAGGGCAGCGAACTTGCCTATGTCCGCCTGCGCTACAAACTTCCGGGCGAGGACAGCTCGAAGCTGATCGAACGCGCGATCCCGGCGTCACTGATCCGCTCAGCCGCAGCGCCCACCGGCGACATGGCCTTCGCCACCGCCGTCGCCGCCTTCGGCCAGAAACTGCGCGGCGACAAATATATCGGCCGCTACGGCTTCGCCGATATCCGCGGACTGGCGGGCAATCCGCAGGGCTATTGGCGCAACGAATTCCTGAAACTGGCGCAGCTGGCGGCGGTGCAGGAGGTGCGGACGGCGTCGAAGGATTGA
- a CDS encoding tetratricopeptide repeat protein, which yields MRIFRLLAGVSAVLAATSAQPAMAGKRWHYGSASEAAYRQGDYARAFAAAEVELAKCEAVRPETDKCLDVMIWLSNVARMRDDSRSGEIYGRRAQALAERTLPAGHPDIAESMDTRAANLNVLGRRSEAERLNFTALAIYEKALPLGDRRTAASISSLLFKLNEQGRYADAEPLQRKELAIRERTLPPGDSEVTASTVNLAFNLLYQDRHADAEPFFRRALTLYERNPPAVSHFIATTIGGLASSLDAQGRYAEAEPLHRKALSMHERQLPTTHPDRATTMINLAVNLKAQNRRAEVESLYRRALAIYEQSLAIDDPYIGTAYNNLAIYLDEQGRYAEAEPLYRKALVSRSSLVLSHPDRIAGMWSFATYLHRRGSAPAEVRSFYRKAESGALERIRSFVGFTPASQAEVRKYRPIFTGAVRAAWDLAAERR from the coding sequence ATGCGAATTTTCCGCCTGCTAGCCGGCGTTTCAGCCGTGCTTGCCGCCACAAGCGCGCAGCCTGCAATGGCGGGGAAGCGATGGCATTATGGTAGCGCAAGTGAGGCGGCGTACAGGCAGGGCGATTATGCTCGTGCGTTCGCCGCCGCCGAAGTGGAACTGGCGAAATGCGAGGCGGTGCGGCCAGAAACGGACAAATGCCTGGATGTGATGATATGGTTGTCCAACGTCGCGCGAATGAGAGACGATTCGCGTTCCGGTGAAATATATGGGCGTCGCGCGCAAGCGCTGGCCGAACGCACCTTGCCGGCCGGTCATCCCGATATCGCCGAAAGCATGGATACGCGTGCGGCCAACCTAAACGTGCTGGGCCGTCGTTCCGAGGCGGAGCGGCTGAATTTCACGGCTTTGGCGATCTATGAAAAGGCGCTGCCGCTTGGAGATCGTCGCACTGCGGCCAGCATTTCGAGCCTGTTATTCAAGCTGAATGAGCAGGGTCGTTACGCGGATGCGGAACCTCTCCAGCGAAAAGAACTCGCCATACGTGAACGGACGCTTCCGCCGGGAGATTCCGAAGTGACGGCCAGCACAGTCAACCTGGCATTCAATCTGCTTTACCAAGACCGTCATGCCGATGCCGAACCGTTTTTTCGGAGGGCGCTGACATTGTATGAGCGCAACCCGCCAGCCGTATCCCATTTTATTGCCACGACAATTGGCGGTCTCGCGTCCAGCCTGGATGCGCAAGGTCGGTATGCCGAGGCCGAACCGCTGCATCGCAAGGCGTTGTCGATGCACGAACGCCAGTTGCCGACAACCCATCCCGATCGCGCGACCACTATGATCAATTTGGCGGTCAATCTGAAAGCCCAGAATCGTCGCGCCGAGGTCGAGTCCCTGTATCGCAGGGCGCTGGCAATCTACGAGCAATCCTTGGCTATCGACGATCCCTATATCGGCACCGCCTATAACAATCTCGCTATTTATCTTGATGAGCAGGGCCGGTACGCGGAGGCCGAGCCGCTTTACCGCAAGGCACTTGTCAGCCGCTCCAGTCTGGTGCTTTCCCACCCCGACAGGATTGCCGGAATGTGGTCGTTTGCAACTTATCTTCACCGGCGGGGTAGCGCACCCGCAGAGGTGCGATCATTCTATCGCAAGGCCGAGAGCGGTGCTCTTGAACGTATCCGCTCTTTTGTAGGCTTCACGCCCGCATCTCAAGCGGAGGTCCGAAAATACCGCCCGATCTTCACGGGTGCGGTCCGCGCCGCGTGGGATTTGGCGGCGGAACGACGATAA
- a CDS encoding DUF2093 domain-containing protein, translating to MLMSANNARAARLHYMANGFRVLSAGDHVVCAVSGDSISLEALRYWSVARQEPYASAELATKAMMPA from the coding sequence ATGCTGATGTCCGCCAACAACGCCCGCGCCGCGCGGCTTCATTATATGGCCAATGGCTTTCGCGTGCTGTCGGCGGGCGACCATGTGGTGTGCGCGGTCAGCGGCGATAGCATTTCGCTGGAGGCGCTGCGCTACTGGAGCGTCGCGCGGCAGGAACCCTATGCCAGCGCCGAACTGGCGACAAAGGCGATGATGCCGGCATGA
- a CDS encoding nucleoside deaminase has product MFPLPEPMRIALDAARAATEAGEVPVGAVVMCGEAVVAVAANAPRTLNDPTAHAEILAIRAAAATLGRDRLADCDLWVTLEPCAMCAGAIAHARITRVYYGASDPKGGAVEHGPRFFGQPTCHHRPEVYSGIGEGEAGALLRDFFAARR; this is encoded by the coding sequence CCCGAACCGATGCGTATTGCACTGGATGCCGCGCGTGCCGCTACCGAGGCGGGCGAGGTGCCGGTGGGAGCGGTCGTGATGTGCGGCGAGGCCGTCGTCGCGGTGGCAGCGAACGCGCCCCGCACGCTGAACGATCCGACTGCGCATGCCGAGATACTGGCGATTCGTGCGGCGGCGGCGACGCTGGGCCGCGATCGGCTGGCGGATTGCGATCTGTGGGTGACGCTGGAGCCATGCGCGATGTGCGCGGGAGCGATTGCGCACGCCAGGATCACGCGGGTCTATTATGGCGCGAGCGATCCCAAGGGCGGCGCGGTGGAGCATGGGCCACGGTTTTTCGGGCAGCCGACCTGCCATCACCGGCCGGAGGTTTATTCGGGGATCGGTGAGGGCGAGGCGGGGGCGTTGTTGCGGGATTTCTTCGCGGCGCGGCGTTGA
- the purD gene encoding phosphoribosylamine--glycine ligase translates to MNVLLLGSGGREHALAWKLAQSPRLDSLHAIPGNPGIADHAQCHDVPLTDHAAVIDFCRAHDIGFIVVGPEAPLVDGLSNALRAAGLPVFGPSQAAAQLEGSKGFTKDLCARENIPTAGYVRVTDLTTARAALARDFPRPVVIKADGLAAGKGVTIAFTDEEAETAIAAIFEKPGGEAVIEEFLEGEEASLFVLTDGTNLMPFGSAQDHKRVGDGDTGPNTGGMGAYSPARVLTPALEAEAIDTIIRPTVETMAADGIPYSGVLYAGLMLTSAGPKLIEYNARFGDPECQVLMMRLADDLLEIMLAVEAGALADHPAPNFADEPALTVVMAANNYPGTPETGGAIGGIAAAETTGAKVFQAGTKMDGDQLVAAGGRVLTVTATGATVTDAQTAAYRAVDAIDFPTGFCRRDIGWREVEREG, encoded by the coding sequence ATGAATGTCCTGCTATTGGGTTCGGGTGGCCGCGAACATGCGCTCGCCTGGAAGCTCGCGCAATCGCCCCGGCTGGATAGCCTCCACGCGATTCCCGGCAACCCCGGAATCGCCGATCATGCGCAGTGCCACGACGTGCCGCTCACCGATCACGCCGCCGTCATCGATTTCTGCCGCGCCCATGACATTGGATTCATCGTGGTCGGCCCCGAGGCACCGTTGGTCGATGGACTGAGCAACGCCCTGCGCGCCGCCGGTCTCCCCGTGTTCGGCCCGTCCCAAGCCGCCGCACAGCTGGAGGGCTCAAAGGGCTTCACCAAGGATTTGTGCGCTCGCGAAAACATCCCGACCGCCGGTTACGTCCGCGTCACCGACCTCACCACCGCCCGCGCCGCGCTTGCCCGCGATTTTCCCCGCCCAGTCGTCATCAAGGCCGACGGCCTCGCGGCGGGCAAGGGCGTCACCATCGCCTTCACCGACGAAGAAGCCGAAACCGCCATCGCCGCGATCTTCGAGAAACCCGGCGGCGAAGCGGTGATCGAGGAATTCCTCGAAGGCGAAGAGGCCAGCCTGTTCGTCCTCACCGACGGCACCAACCTGATGCCGTTTGGCTCCGCACAGGACCACAAGCGCGTCGGCGATGGCGATACCGGCCCCAACACCGGCGGCATGGGCGCCTACAGCCCCGCCCGCGTGCTGACGCCTGCGCTGGAGGCGGAGGCGATCGACACCATCATCCGCCCGACGGTCGAGACGATGGCGGCGGACGGCATCCCCTATTCCGGCGTCCTCTATGCGGGCCTGATGCTCACCAGCGCCGGGCCGAAGCTGATCGAATATAACGCCCGCTTCGGCGACCCCGAATGCCAGGTGCTGATGATGCGGCTGGCGGACGACCTGCTGGAGATCATGCTGGCGGTCGAAGCGGGAGCGCTGGCTGACCACCCCGCCCCGAATTTCGCCGACGAGCCCGCGCTGACCGTCGTGATGGCGGCGAACAACTATCCCGGCACCCCCGAGACCGGCGGCGCGATCGGCGGCATCGCAGCGGCGGAAACGACCGGTGCAAAGGTGTTCCAGGCGGGCACGAAAATGGACGGCGACCAGCTGGTCGCAGCCGGAGGCCGCGTCCTCACCGTAACCGCGACCGGTGCGACGGTCACCGACGCGCAGACGGCAGCCTATCGCGCGGTCGACGCCATCGACTTCCCCACCGGCTTCTGCCGCCGCGACATCGGTTGGCGTGAGGTAGAGCGCGAGGGGTAA
- a CDS encoding hemolysin family protein: protein MDPLPSFPWIDVAIILALVALNGVFAMSELAIVSARKARLEGLARAGKRGARTAMDLAENPGKFLSTVQIGITLIGVINGAYSGASLGMPMAARIEMLGIEKELAETLGFAIVIAFTTYASLIVGELVPKQFALRSPEPIAVLVATPMLWLSRITAPIVWVLDQSSALIFRLLGMKRESENHVTAEELHMLVAQATHSGVIEEHERSIISGVVRLADRPVREVMTPRTEVDWIDVNLDEAGIRKALAETPHTRLPVTDGSVDDVIGVVQARDVVTALIRGETLDLRRLMHTAPVLPDQVDAMDALSALRRAAVPMGFVHDEYGHFEGIVTPADLLAAIAGEFASDADAGDNPSIVVRDDGSLLVSGQLAADSLAERIGIDLPEDRDFATVAGLALAVLKRLPNEGESFVEQGWRFEVVDMDGHKIDKLLVSEVG from the coding sequence ATGGACCCTCTCCCTTCATTTCCGTGGATCGACGTGGCGATCATCCTGGCGCTGGTCGCGCTGAACGGTGTGTTCGCGATGTCCGAACTCGCCATCGTCTCGGCACGCAAGGCGCGGCTTGAGGGGCTGGCACGCGCGGGCAAGCGCGGCGCGCGAACGGCGATGGATCTGGCCGAGAATCCCGGCAAATTCCTGTCCACGGTGCAGATCGGCATCACCCTGATCGGCGTCATCAATGGCGCTTATTCCGGTGCCAGCCTGGGCATGCCGATGGCGGCGCGAATCGAGATGCTGGGGATTGAGAAGGAGCTGGCGGAAACGCTGGGCTTTGCGATCGTGATCGCGTTTACTACCTATGCGTCGTTGATCGTCGGCGAACTGGTGCCGAAGCAGTTCGCATTGCGCTCGCCCGAGCCGATCGCGGTGCTCGTCGCCACGCCGATGTTGTGGCTGTCGCGTATCACCGCGCCGATCGTGTGGGTGCTCGACCAGAGCAGTGCGCTGATCTTTCGCTTGCTGGGTATGAAGCGCGAATCGGAGAATCACGTCACCGCCGAGGAGCTGCACATGCTGGTGGCGCAGGCGACGCATTCGGGCGTGATCGAGGAGCATGAGCGGTCGATCATATCGGGCGTCGTGCGGCTGGCCGATCGCCCGGTGCGCGAGGTGATGACGCCGCGTACCGAGGTCGACTGGATCGACGTCAATCTGGACGAGGCGGGCATCCGCAAGGCGCTGGCGGAAACGCCGCACACGCGCCTGCCGGTGACGGACGGATCGGTCGACGATGTGATCGGCGTGGTGCAGGCGCGCGACGTGGTGACGGCGCTGATCCGGGGCGAAACGCTGGATCTGCGTCGTTTGATGCATACCGCGCCGGTGCTGCCCGATCAGGTCGATGCGATGGACGCGCTGAGCGCGCTGCGCCGCGCGGCCGTGCCGATGGGTTTCGTGCATGACGAATATGGCCATTTCGAGGGGATCGTGACCCCTGCCGATCTGCTGGCGGCGATTGCGGGCGAGTTCGCGTCGGATGCCGATGCCGGCGATAACCCGTCGATCGTGGTGCGAGACGACGGGTCGCTGCTGGTATCGGGGCAACTGGCAGCCGATTCATTGGCGGAGCGGATCGGGATCGATTTGCCCGAGGACCGGGATTTCGCCACCGTCGCGGGGCTGGCGCTGGCGGTGCTGAAGCGGTTGCCGAACGAGGGCGAAAGTTTCGTCGAGCAGGGCTGGCGGTTCGAGGTGGTCGATATGGACGGGCACAAGATCGACAAGCTGTTGGTGAGTGAGGTCGGCTGA